In the Oryza glaberrima chromosome 6, OglaRS2, whole genome shotgun sequence genome, one interval contains:
- the LOC127777697 gene encoding uncharacterized protein LOC127777697: MESSLLLKPFVLIPSAPRRRHHHHLSLPTPPHRRLPSSSSSSRHASPASSSFAVTRAARELFDGSADRPPGGVVRGGARRREYRVEQGEAPPAAAAAAAVRGVSPYVVPAAAVLALSFVIWRVVQNLLPGKTKDQSSGESTPSGIMWSFAAGSNLSTSASFNAEKESRKNLNKFYKEIRTLKNVSMAGRQFGDEGLFFLAESLAYNKSAEEVDFSGNGITAVGIEAFDGILQINTALKSLNLSGNAIGDEGAKCLSDILVENVGIQKLLLNSTNIGDEGAKAISDMLKKNKTICTLQLSNNTIEYSGFASIAEALLENNVLRSLFVNGNYGGPLGASSLAKGILGNKTLRELHLHGNGFGNEGVRALMSALSVHKGKITVLDIGNNNITSEGSLHVAEFIKRTKSLLWLSLYMNDISDEGAEKVADALKQNKTISTVDLGGNNIHSKGVSAIAETLKDNSVVTTLELSYNPIGPEGVKALCDVLKFNGKIQTLKLGWCQIGVSGAEFVADCLKYNTTLSTLDLRANGLGDDGAICLARSFKIINESLTSLDLGFNEIRDDGAFALAQALKANEDLAVTSLNLANNFFTKFGQVALSEARDHVYEMSEKEIDIFF; the protein is encoded by the exons ATGGagtcctccctcctcctcaagCCCTTCGTCCTCATCCcctccgccccgcgccgccgccaccatcaccacctctccctccccacgccgccgcatcggcgcctcccctcctcctcgtcctcgtcccgCCACGCATCGCCCGCGTCCTCCTCGTTCGCCGTgacccgcgccgcgcgcgagcTGTTCGACGGCAGCGCGGACAGGCCCCCCGGGGGGGTCGTCCGCGGGGGCGCGCGCCGGAGGGAGTACCGCGTGGAGCAGGGGGAGGCAccaccggcggccgcggcggcggcggcggtcaggGGCGTCTCGCCGTACGTCGTCCCGGCCGCGGCGGTCCTCGCCCTGAGCTTTG TCATATGGAGGGTGGTTCAGAATTTGCttcccgggaagacaaaggacCAGAGTTCTGGAGAATCTACCCCTTCTGGGATCATGTGGTCCTTTGCCGCTGGTTCCAATTTGTCAACATCTGCAAGCTTTAATGCTGAAAAGGAATCAAGGAAGAATTTAAATAAGTTCTATAAGGAAATCAGGACTCTGAAAAATGTTAGCATGGCAG GTCGTCAATTTGGGGATGAGGGTCTGTTTTTTCTAGCAGAAAGCTTAGCCTATAACAAG AGTGCAGAAGAGGTAGACTTTTCTGGCAATGGGATAACAGCTGTGGGGATAGAAGCCTTTGATGGCATTCTTCAGATAAATACAGCCTTAAAATCTCTCAACTTATCTGGAAATGCCATTGGAGACGAAGGAGCTAAG TGTCTTTCAGATATATTGGTAGAGAATGTAGGTATCCAGAAGCTCCTATTGAACAGTACAAATATTGGAGACGAG gGGGCAAAAGCAATTTCGGATATGCTGAAAAAGAACAAGACGATATGTACTTTACAACTCAGCAACAACACAATAGAATACAGC GGTTTTGCAAGTATTGCAGAAGCACTCCTTGAGAATAATGTGCTACGGAGCTTATTTGTCAA TGGCAACTATGGTGGTCCTCTTGGTGCATCCAGCCTAGCAAAAGGAATTCTAGGGAACAAAACTTTGAGG GAACTTCATTTGCATGGCAATGGTTTTGGGAATGAGGGAGTACGTGCATTGATGTCAGCGTTGTCTGTTCACAAAG GGAAGATCACTGTTTTGGATATTGGCAACAACAACATTACCTCTGAAGGTTCTCTTCATGTTGCCGAGTTCATCAAAAGGACAAAGTCTTTACTATGGCTCAGTCTATACATGAACGATATAAGTGATGAG GGAGCTGAAAAGGTTGCAGATGCTCTGAAACAGAATAAAACAATTTCTACTGTAGACTTG GGTGGTAATAACATTCACTCTAAAGGGGTAAGTGCAATAGCTGAAACTCTGAAGGATAATTCAGTGGTGACAACA TTGGAGTTGAGCTATAATCCGATTGGGCCAGAGGGGGTAAAGGCTCTTTGTGATGTTCTCAAGTTCAATGGGAAAATCCAAACCCTTAAACTTGGTTGGTGCCAG ATAGGTGTATCAGGTGCAGAATTTGTTGCTGATTGTTTGAAGTACAACACaacattatctacattggattTGAGGGCAAATGGACTTGGAGATGAT GGTGCTATCTGCTTGGCTCGAAGTTTCAAGATCATCAATGAATCTTTAACTTCACTTGACCTGGGCTTTAATGAGATTAGA GATGATGGAGCATTTGCATTGGCACAAGCACTTAAAGCTAATGAAGATCTTGCAGTCACATCATTAAATCTTGCAAACAACTTCTTCACTAAATTTGGACAG GTTGCTCTGTCTGAGGCACGGGATCATGTATATGAGATGAGCGAAAAGGAAATAGACATTTTCTTTTAG
- the LOC127778097 gene encoding LOW QUALITY PROTEIN: peroxidase 65-like (The sequence of the model RefSeq protein was modified relative to this genomic sequence to represent the inferred CDS: inserted 1 base in 1 codon), which yields MDTHLVVVLALLAAAAAAAEAKMSADYYSKTCPRADRIIADVLAQKQISNPTTAAGVLRLFFHDCFVGGCDASVLVASTAAARSERDADVNLSLPGDAFDALARAKAAVEVECPVVVSCADLLAVAARDLVTMXGGPYYPLRLGRKDGLSSSPSAPDAEIPHANLTVSRLVAVFAAKGFTVQDLVALSGAHTLGFSHCKEFAARIYGGADPTMNPALAKRLQEACRDYRRDPTIAAFNDVMTPGRFDNMYFVNLRRGLGLLATDQELYGDARTRPHVERYAANETAFFADFARAARRLSHHGVKNGANGEVRRRCDAYNGGPRG from the exons ATGGACActcacctcgtcgtcgtcctggcattgctcgccgccgccgccgccgccgcggaggccaaGATGTCGGCGGACTACTACAGCAAGACGTGCCCGCGCGCGGACCGGATCATCGCCGACGTGCTGGCGCAGAAGCAGATCTCCAACcctacgacggcggcgggcgtcctccgcctcttcttccacgactgcttcgtcggCGGCTGCGACGCGTCCGTGCTggtcgcgtccaccgccgcggcgcgctccgAGCGCGACGCCGACGTGAACCTGTCGCTCCCGGGTGACGCCTTCGACGCCCTGGCGCGCGccaaggcggcggtggaggtggagtgcCCGGtcgtcgtctcctgcgccgacctcctcgccgtcgcggcgcgcgACCTCGTCACCA ACGGGGGGCCCTACTACCCGCTCCGCCTCGGCCGCAAGGACgggctctcctcctcgccgtcggcgcccgACGCCGAGATCCCGCACGCCAACCTCACCGTCTcccgcctcgtcgccgtgtTCGCCGCCAAGGGCTTCACCGTCCAGGACCTCGTCGCGCTCTCCGGCGCACACACCCTCGGCTTCTCCCATTGCAAGGAGTTCGCCGCCCGCAtctacggcggcgccgacccGACCATGAACCCGGCGCTCGCGAAGCGGCTGCAGGAGGCGTGCAGGGACTACCGGAGGGACCCGACCATCGCGGCGTTCAACGACGTGATGACGCCGGGGAGGTTCGACAACATGTACTTCGTCAACCTCCGGCGAggcctcggcctcctcgccaccgACCAGGAGCTCTACGGCGACGCGCGGACGCGGCCGCACGTGGAGCGGTACGCCGCCAACGAGACGGCGTTCTTCGCCGACTTCGCGCGCGCCGCCCGGAGGCTCAGCCACCACGGCGTCAAGAACGGCGCCAACGGCGAGGTGCGCCGCCGGTGCGACGCCTACAACGGCGGCCCGCGCGGCTGA
- the LOC127776645 gene encoding chaperone protein dnaJ 16, which translates to MAGSRFGSFKSEKGDPAATAAQRRDPYEVLGVGRNATDQEIKSAFRRMALKYHPDKNGDDPVASDMFQEVTFSYNILSDPDKRRQYDTSGFEAIEADSQELELDLSSLNTVNTVFAALFSKLGVPIKTTVSATVLEEALNGSVMVSQLQLGNSVHRKVEKQSAHFYSVDITEKEAKMGLVCRVKSTDRSKFKLLYFELEENGGLSLALQEDSVKTGKVTSAGMYFLGFPVYRFEQNNLAAAAKDPDSAFFKRLDSFQPCDINELKPGTHFFAVYGDNFFRSVNYTIEVVCGESFPAEKEKLQSVEAKILTKRAELSKFETEYREVLAKFTEMTSRYTQEMQAIDNLLKERNEIHASYTNNSPLKRSSSRSKAKSPSKFSKGEEENSQRKEKRVKDQPTGGCRSADEDSNEKKTKERFPKKKWLNIPFKIDRRKPC; encoded by the exons atGGCGGGTTCGAGGTTCGGGTCGTTCAAGTCGGAGAAGGGGGAcccggccgccacggcggcgcagAGGAGGGACCCGTACGAGGTGCTCGGCGTGGGGCGCAACGCCACCGACCAGGAGATCAAGAGCGCCTTCCGCCGCATGGCGCTCAA GTACCACCCGGACAAGAATGGCGATGACCCTGTTGCATCAGACATGTTCCAGGAAGTCACATTCTCCTACAACATCCTGTCAGATCCCGATAAGAGGCGGCAGTACGACACATCAGGATTTGAG GCCATCGAAGCCGATAGCCAGGAATTGGAGCTGGACCTATCGAGTCTCAATACCGTGAACACCGTGTTTGCTGCTCTTTTCAG CAAACTTGGTGTGCCGATAAAGACAACCGTATCAGCAACAGTTTTAGAGGAGGCATTGAATGGATCGGTTATGGTTTCTCAGCTCCAGCTTGGAAACTCTGTTCACAGGAAG GTGGAAAAACAATCAGCTCATTTTTATTCTGTTGACATAACAGAAAAGGAAGCTAAAATGGGGTTAGTTTGTCGTGTGAAATCAACTGATAGAAGCAAATTTAAG TTGCTTTACTTTGAGCTTGAAGAAAATGGTGGCCTGAGCCTTGCTTTGCAG GAAGACAGTGTAAAGACTGGGAAGGTTACTTCTGCTGGGATGTATTTTCTTGGCTTTCCTGTGTATCGTTTTGAACAAAACAACCTG GCAGCTGCTGCAAAGGATCCTGATAGTGCCTTCTTTAAAAGATTGGACAGCTTCCAACCATGTGATATAAATGAACTAAAACCAGGCACACACTTCTTTGCTGTCTATG GTGACAATTTCTTCAGAAGTGTGAACTATACTATAGAGGTTGTATGTGGTGAATCTTTCCCTGCTGAAAAGGAGAAGCTCCAGAGTGTTGAGGCAAAGATACTCACAAAACGAGCAGAGCTATCCAAATTTGAGACCGAGTACAGAGAA GTTTTGGCAAAGTTCACTGAGATGACCAGCAGATACACACAAGAAATGCAAGCA ATCGATAATCTTCTGAAGGAAAGGAATGAAATCCATGCGTCCTATACCAACAATTCACCACTGAAGAGGAGTTCAAGCAGGAGTAAAGCTAAATCGCCTTCAAAATTTTCCAAAGGTGAGGAGGAAAACAGtcagagaaaggaaaagagagtgAAAGACCAACCCACGGGTGGATGCAGAAGTGCAGATGAAGATTCAAACGAAAAGAAAACCAAAGAGCGGTTCCCAAAGAAGAAATGGTTAAACATTCCTTTCAAAATTGACAGGAGAAAGCCATGCTGA